A stretch of the Actinotalea sp. JY-7876 genome encodes the following:
- the galE gene encoding UDP-glucose 4-epimerase GalE, whose translation MTVLVTGGAGYIGAHVVRLLVASGLPVVVVDDLSTGDADRLPGVALEVMDLAASSAVERLSRLMAERGVTDVVHLAARKRVEESVRRPAWYYQQNVTGLAQVVSAMEDAGVGRLVFSSSAAVYGETGLVDVDEDATTRPVNPYGETKLAGEWLVRAAADAGVLRAISLRYFNVAGAGWPDLGDHEDANLVGIVLARLERGEAPVIFGDDFATEDGTGVRDFVHVLDLARAHLAALDHLAGSPDRHEVLNVGTGRGTSVREVVSGLCALTGSDVEPVRAGRRPGDPARVVAATGRIERVLGWRPEATLHDMLASAVAARRR comes from the coding sequence GTGACAGTTCTGGTGACAGGGGGCGCGGGGTACATCGGCGCGCACGTCGTCCGCCTCCTGGTGGCGAGCGGCCTGCCCGTGGTCGTGGTCGACGACCTGTCGACCGGCGACGCCGACCGCCTCCCGGGCGTCGCGCTCGAGGTGATGGACCTCGCGGCGTCGTCCGCGGTCGAGCGGCTCTCCCGCCTGATGGCGGAGCGGGGCGTGACCGACGTCGTCCACCTCGCGGCGCGCAAGCGGGTCGAGGAGTCGGTGCGGCGGCCGGCGTGGTACTACCAGCAGAACGTCACCGGTCTGGCGCAGGTCGTCTCCGCCATGGAGGACGCCGGGGTCGGGCGTCTGGTCTTCTCCTCGTCCGCGGCGGTCTACGGCGAGACCGGCCTGGTCGACGTCGACGAGGACGCGACGACCCGTCCGGTGAACCCGTACGGCGAGACCAAGCTGGCGGGGGAGTGGCTCGTGCGGGCGGCCGCCGACGCGGGGGTGCTGCGCGCGATCAGCCTCCGGTACTTCAACGTGGCGGGTGCCGGCTGGCCGGACCTCGGTGACCACGAGGACGCCAACCTCGTCGGGATCGTCCTCGCGCGCCTGGAGCGGGGCGAGGCGCCCGTGATCTTCGGCGACGACTTCGCGACCGAGGACGGGACGGGCGTGCGGGACTTCGTCCACGTCCTCGACCTCGCGAGGGCGCACCTCGCGGCCCTCGACCACCTCGCGGGGTCGCCCGACCGCCACGAGGTCCTCAACGTCGGCACGGGGCGTGGCACGTCCGTGCGGGAGGTCGTCTCGGGGCTGTGCGCGCTGACGGGGTCGGACGTCGAGCCCGTGCGCGCGGGTCGTCGACCCGGCGACCCTGCCCGCGTCGTGGCGGCGACCGGACGCATCGAGCGCGTGCTGGGCTGGCGGCCCGAGGCGACGCTGCACGACATGCTCGCGAGCGCGGTGGCGGCCCGCCGCCGGTGA